The following is a genomic window from Pygocentrus nattereri isolate fPygNat1 chromosome 8, fPygNat1.pri, whole genome shotgun sequence.
ACCTTGTGTCAGTTTAGAGGAAAAGGTGTGAAGATTTTCCAGGAGAAGCTGGTGTAAAGCAGAGGAAATGGATTTGCAGCTGTGTTGACTCTTGGCTGGAAAGCAAAACAGTTGATGCCTTTGATGAGGCCATTTCTTATGTGATGGAGACTGGGGAAATCTCACTGATATCATACTGCTTTAGGCTGTGCAATTATAGGCAGCAGTCATCACATTATCATTGTCTACTTTCTGTGGATGTGTCTACACCTTGAAATTCACTGGATTATCCGTGTCTGCGAATAGTCATGGAATTTTGTGAGGATATCTGCCATCTGTATTTATGGCCACATACTTAATCATAATGGAGTCACCTGGCAACTGTCTTATTATCTTAGAGATTATGACACCCTGCTTGTCTGTTTTTGACTGACTATTTGGATACTGTAAATGGAAAAACTCATCAGtcatcagtccagctggttgaGTGCAAGATCATAGCAAGTCATTAGACTCTGCATCAGCCTTCATTTGAAAGATTTTAGCTGAAGGTgtgctaaatataatatttggtCTCCTCTCTTCTAGAAGTCCCCCTCAGGTCCAGCCTTGTGGCCGAGGCAAATGTTGTGGAGCTGTTTCGGGATGAGCCAGAGGAAGATTTGGGTTTGCGCATAGTGGGAGGGAAGGACACACCCTTGGGTAACATTGTCATACAGGAGCTTGTGCGTGACTCTGTTGCTGCTCGTGATGCCAAGCTGGCCCCAGGAGACCACATTCTAGAGGTGAGATGCATTAAAGCTCATCATATAGTCAGTATGTGTTTAGAAGACATCAGGCTCAGTTCACTGCAGATTTTATCACACTGTGCAAGCCTTACTAATATCAGCTCTTCCCTCCCCTCATCTGTTGTCAGTGTACACATccgttttatgtaccaaaaatagtcatttattttcacatgaccgttttccaacctgtttttatcttttagaattaaatggactgttttattgctgtgcctttaagactggcacatgtaaatgagctctgttctgattggttgccttgTATTGTGTCCTAGTCAAAATGCAATccatgctgaaacactccttgtaaaTTGGGGCTTATTTTTTATAAAGTATTCTCATTGACTCCTCACTAAGCTCTTTGAAAAATTGACGAGTGTGTAGTGTGAACATAAAGCAATGTAAAAGCAACATTGACAAAGTGTAAATAAGCTACTtgtaaaaatctgaaataatgcttttgctgagaaaaagagaaacttaCTTGGCTAAAAATGAGTGAAGACTTTCTGTGAGTAGTTGTGTGATTTAACTGGTAGTGGATGTCTTCAACtgtctttgttttgtctttttcaagTAAATTAAGTTGAGGACTCTAGTTGTATTATGCTGTTGAATGTTGGGATAAATGGGTGTATTCAGAAATTCATCTGGGCAAATATTCTTCAAGTTTTTTTGAAAAGCCTTCATATCATGTAGGACTTTGCAGTTCTTAGTAACCTATTGTGAATTTAGTTACTCAGTGACTCATATTGAGTGTCAAATAGCATTGGCTTACTGTAGTCTGCTTCTGTCTCAACATTGCTGGGTTATTCCTCATTCTACATTGTATTGATTAGATTTAGAGACAATGTCAGTTGAAGAAAGTTTGTaaaggttttattcatttagatTTAAGATTGAGTGTATCCCTTGGGCACTATGTTTTAACCTTTGAACTTGTATGTTACTTAACAGAGCAGTTTTGGCCTGTGTAATGTGCTGGATGTAGGTTAATCATTAATTATAGCCTGTGTTTTGACTTGCTCTTCTTGGCAATTAAGGTTAAAGTCTTCATTTggctgaaatgtatttttgctCTGCTATGTTGTGCCCTCCTAACCACAGTTTGGAGCTCTCCTAGGATTTCTACCCCTGTTAGTGTTGGAATGCAGTACCAGAGAAAACTGAACCAACATGACACTCTCTACATTCAGCTCAGAATCCCAGACAGAATGAATGAAGGCCTTTAGTTCTCGCCTGTCCAACAGGCTGCCTGAGGATAAGCTGTAACCCAAGTGGAGCTATTTGACTTTTGTGGGAGTCTGTAAAGAGATCTGTTGAAGGCACTGAATATTAGATTTCTCATTTCTTGAAACACTGTCTCTTGTTTCCCCTCTTGGCTCATCAGTGCATTGATTTTCAAGTAAGGCTTTTCAAAGCCTTGCACATGAGTGCTTACTTTGCGATACATAAGCATAAGTCGGAGCATTGTCTAAGATGCCCTCATAATGTTGTCTTTCTGGTTAGAAAATGGAGGTAATGGACATAGAtagcacaaaaaaacatttcccaGAGTTGTAGATCATATTGCAACACTGCCTCCACTTGGGACAAGATTCAGCCTGCTAGGTACTGACTGAGTATGGCAGAGAAGTTGACATATGAGTTAATACTACAGCATTACGCAGGCTTTGAAAAACAGCCTTGCTATTAGACTGCtttacacaaataaatcaatgtggaaaaaaaaaagaatttggaATTACGCCAAGTTACGCCCTTAGATTATGTTATGCTTGGGCTTTGTGCATGTAAAGGTCTGCCTGAGGTGTAAGTCAGGCTTAAAGtaaatttacatgattttccacTTTCGCCAAATACAGTTGATCAACCAAGACACATttagtgtccaaattttgcttctttaatttagaACTGGAGCCACTAGGCTAACGTAACAAATGCTAGAAGTCAATCATCACCCAAACCTATAACTACATGCCCAGAAATCTGTTCAAACTGCATTCATGTCTTAATTCAGGTTGTGCAGTGTAatgtaaaaactttttttgtgtaGCTAAAAGAAAATCCATCATTTTGGATAACTGGAATGACTTCTTTCTTTAGcccaatttaatttaattccaCAAAAGATGGCCAGAAACGGGGCTAAAGGAATTCACAAACAGATGTACTGTAGGGTAAGGCAGGTAAAGAAGCTAAGCAAGTGTTCTTGAGTACTATGCTTTCTCCACACTTGAGTCTCAACCATATATGTTTGAACCATATACATGAAGTGCATCAGTTAGACGCTGTACTCACCAGTGACTCCCCTGACCCACCTACAAACTCAACTGATGCATGAATACTTGCAAGTGTCAGGTGATGACCTAAGGTAGAGATTCTGCTCCTCATTTTCATAGCTGTATTGTTATTCAGCATGCAACACTCTTACAGTAAGTAAGCCTTAGGTATTACTGTGCTACCTGTGTAGTACTGCATACCTGCGTAGTCATGTTTTTTATACCCCTGTGCTCCAGCCTCCCAgaattttaagtaaaaatagtAACAGAAAGTGGGAAGTTATGTTGATAATAATGTTCCAATTTTAGCTGAAATGTGTTAATATAGTTTATACATGCCATTTAATCGAATCACAAATACatatagtactgtgcgaaagttttaggcatctaagcaaatttttaaacaatttacctcagcagtgagtttatcacaatatacattagaataaagtcatattcataattcaaataaacataaaaacatgtttgttaGCCTAGAAGCTCTGGTACtaaaattaaaaagcaaaatttggacaccaagcatgttttggctgatctggTATATTTGGCATTTTCATGGCAAACGGCTTTAAACTAATCATATATATAATGTGATGTTTCTTTTCAGGCAAATGATGTCAGCTTGACCTCTGTTCTTCATGGTCACGCCATCGCAGTGCTGCGGCGGCCTTGTAGTGTCCTTAGGCTTACAGTCATGCAAGAGAAGGGCTTCAAACCACGgcctgaacaccacacacactcttctgCCTCTCCTCCAGGACACCCGGCTCATAACCTCCACATCTCAGGCACAGTCATCCAGGTGACCCTGGTGAAACGCGATCGCTCAGAGCCCCTCGGGATCAAACTCATTCGCAAATCTGAAGAGCCAGGGGTCTTTATCTTGGACCTGCTAGCAGGAGGGCTGGCCTCCAAGGATGGTAAACTGCGCAACAATGACAAAGTGCTGGCCATCAACGGACATGACTTGAGACATGGCACGCCAGAGAGTGCCGCTCAGATCATACAGGTAATGAGAAGACTAAGCGGAAAGGAGCGATAGTGAGTTCTTACTACAAACTGAGACTGAGTTGAAAACACTACTATATTTTCCGGGGGCTTTCTAGCTATAGGCTTTCTTATATGTAGGTGTATGTATTCAGTTTGCTGCCTGTAGCacttaaatacaaaatacacacaaaaataatcccttaaatggccaggacctgTTGGCAGACTTCCACTCCTCACTCCTAAACCAATTTGCATTGTTTTGCATGTAAATACTGGATAGTAAACCTTAGAATATAGTAGGCCTGAGATTGTAAAGCCCCAGTGAGTctaaatatgtgttttctttttttattaggATAATCTTGCTCAAGTGGGCAAGTTATTCTGTGAATAACCTTCCAGATCAatgtaaactttaaaaataaactggGCAGACTTGATCTTACGTAGTGCTTACATAAGCAGTATCCTCACCAATCATTAGGTTGATGTGGGTTGTTTTACTCAtacaatttaaattaaatagttTTCTTCAGTGttaatattaattttagtataaaacaaatatttaaccaTACAATATGACTTTCAGGAATTAACCTCTATTTATGTTTACAGTTTCACTTACATTTGCAGCTTAATGTTTACCTGGCATGGCTACGTAAAATAAATCAGCAATGCCTTGTTAGAGTTTTAAGCTAAATCTTATGTTCATTGTAATTtgcaaaaacattgtaaaaaagGTTAATTAGTGGTGATATGTATTGATAATGGCCACGATGGAATGTTATATATTGGTTATATTTATCACCCCAAAAATTCCATTTTGGTGCATCATAGTTCTTCAAGATCTTTTGTTTCTCCATCAGTAGTTAACAAGAGTTTGCAATGTATGCTTAAGTAACCCATgtgctttgttgttgttttattttgttgcatATGACCAGGCAAGTGAAGTACGTGTGAACTTTGTAGTGATGAGGCAGCTGGACACTGAGGAGGGAGGCGATATGCAGAGCAGAGGAGCCAGAAGAGTTCCTGACACTCAGTACTTCAGACGGCATTCCACATTCATGAAGGTAAAGAACTCACATGtctttcattattgtactgcgtGCAGCAGTGCCTGTTTAGCTTTGTCACCATTGCTCCAACTTGAGGGCGAGAAACCAAGCTCTGGTCTTCTGGGAGGTTTCTATTTAAAGGGATATTAGTTGTACAACCCAATCAGTGTCTGCTGCATCTATATTGTATGTGTGATGAGTGTAAATTATAAAATAGAAAGCAGTGACTGTATTACTCTCTCATATTTGACTCACAGGGAACTTTCACGCAAAACAACTGAACCATGGTTGGGCGAAAACTGTGGGTTTTGGTCAGTGTACACTGGTTCAGTGGGAGCACACCTTTATGATGGTCCCTACCATATGTAGGAATTCAGTATCAGAGCCTGACTTCTGCTTCTTTGAGCAGAAGCAGAAGCATATGCCTATCATTTTTGCAGCATGAGCAGATGCTAATGGCAGATGAGCAATAAGTAACATACGCAATGCATGATTTTGGAACATGGTTTGCAGAACGTATCGTATCAGCGATCTGATCTATTCAAATTGACAAACTAATCATATCAGATAATCAGATCTCACGTAAGACTTATTGCAATTGCTTTGATTGTGATATCGTTTTTGGTTCAAATGTAAAGGTATCAGAGCACTTGAATGCCTGCAAAATTTCTATCCTATCAATGAACACCCACATGTGTAATTTGGAGCATTTTAGCCATTCTAGCtgtgaaacaaataaatgaaaaatatggtgCAGACTTTAGCAAGCAAACTAGGTGTGGAAACAGACTTAGACCACTATTATTAGAGTGTAGTTGTAGGTTTGAATCTGTGTTCTATTTCaaacattaatacataaaattTGAAAAAGCTAGTTTGGAGGCAACAggttttctgtccttttctaaGATTATAACCACAGAGTTCAGCACATTTCTAGGGAGATGACTGGCTGTCTGTGGTAATAAACTGTACTGTACAGATGtggcagaaagaaaaacactgaattttcCTTTAAGCTCCACTGCTGCCATGTGGCAGTTTGTGCGTGTTGCTCTTCCATTTCTGTGAAACCGCTCTTCACACCGCCATCCATCACACCCTGCTTCCGTGTCACTTCCTCGCTGACTCTAGGAGGTGAAAGCCAGAGGCAGCAGATGCAATCTGGTCAGGGTGAGATTAAAGCAGTCTGTCCTGGCTCTATCTCTGGACCTCTCTCTTGATCAAAAGGCCTAgggtgcctctctctctctctctctctctctctctctctctctctctctctctctctctctctctctctctctctctctctctctctctctacctctctctctacctctctctctacctctctctctacctctctctctctctctacctctgctgctgcagtgtttGTTTGTGGCCAGGGATCAAAGCTGGTGACAGTTAGCTTTCGCCTGGGGAGATGAAGCCTTTACTCTTGCTGGGAGGGAGCGCTCCCCTGCTGAGAAGGAAGAGACCTCCCCACCCCTTCTAGAGGCACTGGAAGAAGATAGTGGAAGCTGTGGCTTTTGCCACTAGCTCTGAGTTACGATGGCAGAGTGTCAGGCTCTTCACATTATCACTGCGCTCTGTTTGCAGCAGGATCTGAAACAGGGTGCGTTTGTTTTTACAAATGCTTTCACCACAGGAGTCGggcacattttttgtgttttcacttttCTCCTATCGCACAAGAGTGAAGTAGTTTTAACAtgcactcattggccactttattggaaacccttGCTCCTACCTAGGCTTTGCTCATTGATCAGTTCTTGACTGGCTGTATGGTTTTTGAGTGGCAAACTTCTTTCAACCTAGCAAGGACTCGGCCTGTTATGGTTACTATCTAATTTGCTGACCCCACTTATCTAAGCTGACCACCGTTATTTTGCACTTGTAGCTTCCATCATTATcatgtgttatttacatttaaaataaaatgtgaatggGGTGCACTTTTACTCGTGTTGAATCAAATACATGTAATGAAAAGAAAGCAGACACACACTTATTGATGCATGTCATGggttttacaaaaacaacacaagttCTAACTTCTGACTGGGGCTATAAGATGTTTAGAAGGCAGTGCTaagtgttgtttgttttttgacctCAAACTATTAAGCTAAGTATCAACAGCTAATAATCAGTATAGTTTATCAGCCAATTTGGTGACTGTAGGCCTGTACTACAATAGAGCATAAAAAGACACTGTTAATCACAGTTATGTGTATTACAGTTAATTGTCAGCTGAAATGTCATGATTGTGACAGgcccagcagtgacaccgaTGTGTTCCCAGCAACTGATAATCATTGATTTAAGAAATATtattgtaattacatttttatattcctTTGAAATGTATTCTaatctgcgatggactggcgacctgtccagggtgtatcctgccttccgcccgaagactgctgggataggctccagcacccccggtgaccctgacggagaagcggtttagaaaatggatggatggatgtattctaATCTTAGTACAACATACTTTGTTTATGTTTAGGATCCTCCTGGTGGATTCTCCAGCCAAGAGAAAACTGTGAGTCTAAAGAAGGAACCGCGCCAATCACTTGGCATCACAATTGCAGGGGGGAGGGACTGCCGCAGCCGCTTGCCAGTGTACATCACCAGCGTACAACCTGTGGGCTGCCTGCACAGAGATGGCACCATCAAACCAGGTTTGAACCCCAGAATCTCAGTGTACTGGTCTTAGTAGCCGTAATTACAGATACATTTCAGGTTGTGAGTGCTCACAGGTGATCATTGGCTCTGCTTGCTCAGGTGATGTGTTGTTAAGTATCAATGGCGTTGACCTGACCCATCTGACCTATAACGAGGCAGTGTCTTCACTGAAGACCCAGGCAGCTCATAGTGCCGTGACGCTACGCGTTATCCGGACTATcacagaggaggaagaggaggatggAGATGCTGCCAATAAAGAGGAAATGGACACACTAGAGAACCCCAGAGAGGACGACATTAACTGGTCCCCTCTGTGGACCCGCTGGTTGGGTCTGCCCAGGTGGGTGAATGCtgtatgttattttatataaggCACTGTGCCAAAGTCTTATGCAGCCAAGCATATTATTTAAAAGCGTTAATCTCAACATTGAGtgcatttttacttatttaacaAACTAGAAAATGGCTGGAAGagatgcaaataaatgtaaatgtggtaAATATCCTACCAAAGTAAATGCATGCCTGGATAAATCATATATAGAATTTTCTCAGGTacttaaaacatttacacaaaactgtatataattataatacataagtgcagtacaatattATGCTGTCAACTAATAGTTTTCCTTCATGGTTGGTTTTTGGTGGTATTTGGATCTTGCTGGTTATGTTACTCTGTCTTTTACCTGCCTGTCATGATTGTCTTAtaaatttttgttgttttatatttttataatcatATTTGAAAATGCTAGTTGGTCTCAAAATGCTAGCTGGAAAATGCTAGTAAGGGTCTCAATATATTTGGATAGACTCAGTGGCAGGGttagtaatagtattagtatCAGGGTTAGACAAGGGTGAGGGTCAGGTTCAATTTTGGGATTGAGTTTAAAGTTGGTATTAGGGAAAATTAAAGTAAATGTAACAGATAATTAGAATGCAAGTTAAATGCAAGATGATAATAATCTACATTATGTTTACAGTAGGCTATCCAAAAAAGTGCTACCatattaagaatgtttttcttctcctgtaaagttgtttCAAGAGTCAAGGCTTTCGAACAACAGTGACCTTATAGAACACATTTAGACTGATGAGCTGTAGTCTAATTTAACCCTTTTCGTTTCTTCACAAGCCACATGCACTGGTGTCGTGACATTGTGCTGTTGAAGACCAACAATGAGAGCTGGGGCTTTAGTATAGTTGGCGGATATGAAGAGAGCCGTGGCCAGCAGCCTTTCTTCATCAAAACCATAGTGCCTGGAACTCCTGCCCACTTTGATGGACGTCTCAAGTAACCTTCTGTCTTCATTGCCATCTCATGAATCATTGATTCCACTATGCTGACATGTTAATGTTTGAGATTAGAAATGCTCATATTCTTTTAACAAATCCTGCATTACCACCATATAAGGAAGTctctctggaaaaaaaaatgccacaCTTATTGAGcattttctctgcctctctgcagGTGCGGTGATGAAATTGTGGCTGTGAATGGAGCCACAACAGTGGGCATGAACAACTCTTCACTGATTCCCATGCTGAAGCTGCAGAAGAATAAAGTCACACTCACTGTGGTATCCTGGCCTGGCAGCCTGGTATAAGGACTGATCAACACAGCTGACTTCTGACTCTGTTCACTCAAAAATCAACACTGATAAAGACTGTGGTCTCCTTCTATATTAGTTTTAGCATGTGTTCTaatatttttaaagataatGATACACAATACAAACATTTGATAATGCAGTGGTCACCACTCCTGTAGATCTACCTTCTCAGGGTTGGTGACCTCCCTGATAATGGATCACATGTCTTTCCCAAAGAATGAATTGCGTGGGCAAAAGGCACAGGGAGCAAATCAGGAAAGTATGACAATCACTGAACACAATCTTAaagcgattttttttttttttttttttttttttttctttttcaattttcTCCATTGTCTGAAGGACGATGTTCTACTTAACTTCCTTGGAGGTGGATTTCTTTGAGTATGTTGTATCTAAGCACATGAACACTGGCATGTTCGGTTTTTCACTTAAGATTACCACTAAACATTGGTCATTCACCATGAATATTTTTTCCTGTAGAGAAAACAGCAATATTTCCacctctgtgtgttttttatgtatatgtagTAATGGAGGACAAGTACTGCTACTATATTTTCTTCTGATTGGATGAGTTGTGATTCCAAGACTGATCTATATGACACAGTTTTGATAAGCTTGGCAAACCACTTTAAACAGGTGAACTGTGAGTTTTTAGGTGTAGATGACAATGACACTACATGGGATGGGACCATACCACAGTCATATGTAGTCTCTGATTACACATGTTGTAGTTGGCCTCTCTGATTacacattattttatcatttaggAATTTATGTGCATACCTCCTGCCTTCATATCTGTTGGGTGTTGGCATTGACTGTTTTAGAACTGTTAAGTTCATGCCTTCAGTTCTGTTTGAGACATGAAGTCTGTCAATTTATCTGGTGCCTTGCATATGTATACAAACAAATCATTACACCACTGCCTTAACTGTCACAATACCAAAAAATGACATTCTATTTCTTCTCCTTCTCATGCCATTTacctctattttatttttatttttaaaggtatCTTCCTGTTTGAGTGGAATGTCTTTGCAATATTATAAATGCAGCAATGGAAAACTATAGTAAAGCATTCAgacatattttatgttaatattATAGGCAGGTAGTATTTCAGGCTCTTTTATATGCTCAACCTTACCTGCTCTTCAAGGTAGGAGTGCATCCCTCTCTTGCCTGACTTTTTTAATTCTTGTAGATATtctgaatttatttatatactataTGAATATACTTGTAGACACTCATGTTGGGCCTTAAATGCTTGCCAGTGGTAAGAGGCTTTTTCTTGTGAGATCTGTTTGATTGAAATGCTatgtaattaaacaaaaatcaaactcaTTTATACTCTGACACACTTTTCTTGAAAGGAAGATCAGACTAATACTATTTGGACTCTGGATTGCTTGGCTAGTATGAATATTGCAGGCTGATCACTCTTGAAGTGAAATTTCtgttcattcagagtgggctaatgtgaaatggttcattgtaaagAATGATGTGAAGCCCTGTTAATTTAGATatcaatgtaaatatttttccagAGTCAactgatattacattttgccaTAGTAACCCTGTCCTGAATGTGGGTTCTTTAATTACACTCGTATGGCTCTCTGCTGCCTCCAGGTATGCATGACATTCATTTACTGTAGACATGCTGAAGCTCAGAGTGCAAAAAACCTAACTATGCAAGTGGTATGTCCAATCCACGTTTATAATTTTGTGGTATCTACAACTTGCTATAGACCGTAAGAGACGTTACTCTACATGAACCCTCTTACTCAAAAGACAGTCCACAAATGGAGGTCAATATTTGTAGGCTTACAATATTTACATAGGCTTACATTTACGCAAGCTATGTCACTTGCATTACTTGTTTGCGTTT
Proteins encoded in this region:
- the lnx2b gene encoding ligand of Numb protein X 2b isoform X1; translated protein: MTEQKGLAPAAGLTWARMCKECGQGHEGQDSHLYDYQEEVDDELVCHICLQPLLQPMDTPCGHTYCLQCLSSFLRDQDFCPVDRQRLQLQQCRPSSLLVRNLLDKLTVLCPFYSECQQSMQRCELQPHLHNRCPAFRRLREEAERRKRPCWNELKGNKTEGESDTKSNPALTRTVNPCGPPEPGLVNPAFEEGEDEVPLRSSLVAEANVVELFRDEPEEDLGLRIVGGKDTPLGNIVIQELVRDSVAARDAKLAPGDHILEANDVSLTSVLHGHAIAVLRRPCSVLRLTVMQEKGFKPRPEHHTHSSASPPGHPAHNLHISGTVIQVTLVKRDRSEPLGIKLIRKSEEPGVFILDLLAGGLASKDGKLRNNDKVLAINGHDLRHGTPESAAQIIQASEVRVNFVVMRQLDTEEGGDMQSRGARRVPDTQYFRRHSTFMKDPPGGFSSQEKTVSLKKEPRQSLGITIAGGRDCRSRLPVYITSVQPVGCLHRDGTIKPGDVLLSINGVDLTHLTYNEAVSSLKTQAAHSAVTLRVIRTITEEEEEDGDAANKEEMDTLENPREDDINWSPLWTRWLGLPSHMHWCRDIVLLKTNNESWGFSIVGGYEESRGQQPFFIKTIVPGTPAHFDGRLKCGDEIVAVNGATTVGMNNSSLIPMLKLQKNKVTLTVVSWPGSLV
- the lnx2b gene encoding ligand of Numb protein X 2b isoform X2, translated to MTEQKGLAPAAGLTWARMCKECGQGHEGQDSHLYDYQEEVDDELVCHICLQPLLQPMDTPCGHTYCLQCLSSFLRDQDFCPVDRQRLQLQQCRPSSLLVRNLLDKLTVLCPFYSECQQSMQRCELQPHLHNRCPAFRRLREEAERRKRPCWNELKGNKTEGESDTKSNPALTRTVNPCGPPEPGLVNPAFEEGEDVPLRSSLVAEANVVELFRDEPEEDLGLRIVGGKDTPLGNIVIQELVRDSVAARDAKLAPGDHILEANDVSLTSVLHGHAIAVLRRPCSVLRLTVMQEKGFKPRPEHHTHSSASPPGHPAHNLHISGTVIQVTLVKRDRSEPLGIKLIRKSEEPGVFILDLLAGGLASKDGKLRNNDKVLAINGHDLRHGTPESAAQIIQASEVRVNFVVMRQLDTEEGGDMQSRGARRVPDTQYFRRHSTFMKDPPGGFSSQEKTVSLKKEPRQSLGITIAGGRDCRSRLPVYITSVQPVGCLHRDGTIKPGDVLLSINGVDLTHLTYNEAVSSLKTQAAHSAVTLRVIRTITEEEEEDGDAANKEEMDTLENPREDDINWSPLWTRWLGLPSHMHWCRDIVLLKTNNESWGFSIVGGYEESRGQQPFFIKTIVPGTPAHFDGRLKCGDEIVAVNGATTVGMNNSSLIPMLKLQKNKVTLTVVSWPGSLV